The Chitinivibrionales bacterium nucleotide sequence TGCCGCTCATCGTCACGCGAAACGCGCCGGACCTGGAACTTTACAATGGGGATTGCGGCGTTCTGTTGCGCGGCCGCGGCAACGGCTTTTTCGGGCTTTTCCGCACGGGTGGAAAATGCGTGGCGCATCCCGCGGGCGCGCTGCCGCGATGGGAACCCTGCTTTGCCATGACGGTGCACAAGAGCCAGGGTTCCGAATACCGCCGCGTGCTGCTGGTGCTGCCCGCGGCGGAAAATCCCCTTTGCACGCGGGAAATCCTGTACACCGCCATCACGCGCGCGAAAGAATTCGCGGCGGTGATCGGCGAGCGCCGGGTGGTCGAGCACGGTTTGGGGAGGGCCGTGTCAAGGAACACCGGCATCAAGGTGTAACATTGCGGGGCCAAAATGTGTTAAGCTATTTCCTCATTGCAACGCTTCTTGTATATTGAGTACTCCAACAAGCAACCTTTTTAAGCCAGGGAGGTAACCATATGGCCAAACTCAGCAAGGTCGAAGTGATCCATCTGCAGAAGAAGTACGGGACCGACGAGGCGATCGGGAAGAAACTCGGCATCACGCGGCAGGCCGTTGAGCAGTGGCGGAAGAAATACGGGATCGATTCCCGGTGGGCGCGCAACCCCGACCGGAACAAGAAGATGGTCGCGCTTTACAAGGCGGGAAGGTCCGGGACGGAAATCGCCGCAAAATTCGGCATGTCGGTGTCTCAGACCTACCGGCTCATTTCGGGCAAGAAAAGAAAAAAATAACAACCGCAACCATTTTAAAAAGGAGCGAATCATGAGGATCCTTTGCGTGCTGTTCGGCGCGGCGGTCGCCGCCGCTTTGTTTTCCGGATGCGGCAGTTCTTCTTCTTCTCCCACATCACCGGGCGGAAATCCGGTCGGCGGCGCCCCGACCATCCACGCCACCGTTGACTGGTCCGTCGTGCAGACCAAATTGCTTCAGTCAATTGGGATTCCGGTCGAAACGACCGTGACGGCTACCGTGAACGTATATACGGGAACAAACGTGCAAGACACCGCGGCGGTGGTCAGTCTCGTGCTGAACGGTGCTTCCTATCCGCTGTCCTGGGATCCCTACGGAATCCGTTTCACCACCACCAGTGCCACGCATAAGGTTCCCGCGTCCGCGGTGAAAAACGGCGACCAGGTCACGGTCACGGTCACGTCGGGCGGCACGACGTATACCGAATCGGCGACCATGCCCGGCGGCGTGACGGTGGCGGACGACGGTTCCAGCGCGAGCTGGTTGACAGAAGGAAATTTCGACGAGCTTACCGTTTTTGCGCTCGACGCTAATAACATGCCGATTACTTCGCCCTTTGTTGCCAGCAGCACCGACGGGTCCGGCGGCATGACGGTAACCGAGGATCTGAACTCGCCGGTATCCATTCCGCAGGGCGGAATGACCTCCGGCAAGTCGTACGAGATCGAGGTGTTGGCCCAGGAGGTGACAACCTCGTTCGGCAGCGCCGCAAATTTGAGCGATCTTAGTGCCCGGGAGATTTACTTAAAGGATATTACCAAGTAGTAAATTTACGTTTGAAGGATTAACGATTATTGAATGTGGATTGAAGACAGGCATGGTGGCTCTGCGCTTCAACCCACTTTTATTTTCTTTTCTCTCAAATCAATTTAATGGACTTTCCAATATAAGCAAGCGACCAGATTGTCTGCCATGTTTCTTTGATTAAGAAGAAAAAAGCAAAATCGGGAGTATTGCTTTTTTCCGGCGTTAGGTGGACCGGAGGGCGCGCAAGAGCGCGTTGCCGGCCGACCCCCGCCGGCACGCGGCATCGGGCGGTCCGGCAACGAGGCCGAATGGCCGAGCCCGAAGGGAGACCGACCCCGCGAAGCGGGGGAACGCCCGGATTCAAATATCTACATGTAAAGAATAAAAATCAACTACTATTATATTCCTCCCATTTGCTTTCCCCGCCCCGTAATACCTATATTTTTTCCTGTAAAGGTTTACAAGACGTCCAAAAACGGTAACAAATCTATTCTACCTCCAGGAGGGATGCATGAAAGCTGGCCAAAGGCTACTTACCCGATGGATGCTCATGGTTTCTTCAATAGCAGCGATGCTTGCCAGTCAGTCTGCGTTCGGCGCGTTTGACAATCCGCTGCCGACAACGACCCTTACCGCGACGCGGGGCATGAGCCAGGTAAGTTCGGGCGAGGCGATGGGCGCGGGACGGCTGAGCTTTTCCTTGTTCGGCTCCTGGTACCAAGTGAACGACTCTTTTCCGCTCTCGCCCAACAAGGGCGCCAATGTGTACACCGACAATGTAGCGTTTTCTTTCGGCGTCAACCCGTTCATTGACGTGTTCGCCTCCTTGTACACGTACGAAATGCAGAATTACGATTCGACAAACTCGGTGGGGCTCGGCACGGTCATGGCCGGAATACAGGGAACGCTTCCCTTTGCCGACACGCTGCCGGTACGGCTCGGCGGGCAGGTGCTTATCTACGGGGGCACGGCCGCGAACCAGATCAACGGCAACCGCGCCGACGGATACAATTATTTCGAGACGCGCCAGGGATACGATTTTGCGGGAAAGCTTTTACAAAGTATAATTCTTGGCAATGAAAAGTACGCCTTCAAGATGCATTTCAACGAGGGTTTGGTGACCTCGCTGCAGTCGGGCAAGGGCCTGATGATGACGCTGGCCGCGGGGATCCAGGTGAACGCGCATCCGGTGCTCGTGCTCGGCCTTGAAGCAAACTCGCGAACGTTCACCGACCACATTGCCATTCTCACCGATCCGCTGTGGATAACGCCCACCATCACCTTCAGGACGCCATATTATTTCAACGTTCTCATCGGCGGCGACATTGCATTGTCAAAGGAACGCGATACCTCCGGCACGTCCGGCACGACGGCGCTCAAGGCGCTCGAGTCGTACCGGGTTTTCGGCTCGATCGCCTTTTCATTCGACCTGCTTGCGCGCCAGAAAGCTGCCGCAAAGGAAAAGGAAAAACAGGACGCGCTTGAAAAAGAACGGCTCAAGGCCGAGGCCGACAGCATGGCGCGCCTGCAGAAAAAGGAGGCCGAGGAAAAAACAAAGGCAATGGCGGCCGCCGACAAGAAGACCCAGGCCGAGCGT carries:
- a CDS encoding OmpA family protein is translated as MKAGQRLLTRWMLMVSSIAAMLASQSAFGAFDNPLPTTTLTATRGMSQVSSGEAMGAGRLSFSLFGSWYQVNDSFPLSPNKGANVYTDNVAFSFGVNPFIDVFASLYTYEMQNYDSTNSVGLGTVMAGIQGTLPFADTLPVRLGGQVLIYGGTAANQINGNRADGYNYFETRQGYDFAGKLLQSIILGNEKYAFKMHFNEGLVTSLQSGKGLMMTLAAGIQVNAHPVLVLGLEANSRTFTDHIAILTDPLWITPTITFRTPYYFNVLIGGDIALSKERDTSGTSGTTALKALESYRVFGSIAFSFDLLARQKAAAKEKEKQDALEKERLKAEADSMARLQKKEAEEKTKAMAAADKKTQAERHRADSLAHVADSLAQKARADSVALAESKRQVEEERSKRTDAEKQLLSTGLLLLDAVYFASGKTDININSKPYLNIIGKMLSKYPKLVLEVGGHTDNVGSPSSNMRLSQARAESVRMYLISVAPDLAGRLSAMGYGSSVPKAENSTADGRQMNRRVELKVLNKDVLKEYNP
- a CDS encoding helix-turn-helix domain-containing protein codes for the protein MAKLSKVEVIHLQKKYGTDEAIGKKLGITRQAVEQWRKKYGIDSRWARNPDRNKKMVALYKAGRSGTEIAAKFGMSVSQTYRLISGKKRKK